From the genome of Nitrospira lenta, one region includes:
- a CDS encoding biopolymer transporter ExbD — protein MILETRQRRFMAEINIIPLVDVVLVLLVIFMVTAPMLYRGMDIKLPVSASNTIKPEIRAVLTIEKDQRLYLDKDQVSAVQLERKLKLLKEEHADVSVYLRADRDVPYGVVVQVMDGVKKAGIEKLGMVTDPAGPERVTDVAIPRRNK, from the coding sequence ATGATCCTCGAAACGCGCCAGCGCCGCTTCATGGCGGAGATCAATATTATTCCTCTGGTCGATGTCGTGCTGGTGTTGCTGGTCATTTTCATGGTGACGGCACCGATGCTCTATCGAGGCATGGATATCAAGTTGCCGGTGTCTGCATCGAACACGATCAAGCCGGAAATTCGGGCGGTGCTGACGATCGAGAAGGATCAACGCTTGTATCTCGACAAGGATCAGGTGAGTGCCGTCCAATTGGAACGCAAGTTGAAACTCCTCAAGGAAGAACATGCCGATGTGTCGGTCTATCTTCGGGCCGATCGCGACGTGCCCTATGGCGTGGTGGTGCAAGTGATGGACGGGGTGAAGAAGGCCGGGATCGAGAAGCTGGGGATGGTGACCGATCCTGCCGGACCTGAGCGGGTGACAGACGTGGCGATCCCGCGTCGCAATAAATAG
- the xerD gene encoding site-specific tyrosine recombinase XerD — protein sequence MATSTDQILDSLVERYLGQLRVEGGLATNTLEAYRRDLVKLQSFLAQHRIGMGGAVAPQQLTGFLASLKEHRLSSASMARTMSTLRGWFRFLVREGLLPVSPMQDLSVARRAVRLPKTLTMAEVTALLDLPPLPALEDQRDRTMLELMYASGLRVSELVSVELVRLDLGVGCLRILGKGAKERLVPIGEAAREALAHYVDHVRSAILNRRTSRALFVSRRGGPLTRQAFWKIVSRRAQRAGIAKPISPHMLRHSFATHLLEGGADLRAVQAMLGHADIATTQIYTHVERGRLKQVHRRFFPRQARSLKK from the coding sequence ATGGCTACATCCACCGATCAGATCCTCGATTCGCTGGTTGAACGGTATCTTGGGCAACTTCGAGTTGAAGGCGGGTTGGCGACGAATACGCTGGAAGCCTATCGGCGTGATTTGGTCAAGTTGCAGTCCTTTCTTGCTCAGCACCGGATCGGAATGGGAGGGGCGGTCGCGCCGCAACAGCTCACTGGGTTTCTCGCGTCCCTGAAAGAGCATCGCCTGTCCTCGGCGTCGATGGCGCGCACGATGTCGACGTTGCGCGGTTGGTTTCGATTTCTCGTACGTGAAGGGTTATTGCCGGTCAGTCCGATGCAGGATCTGTCGGTGGCCCGGCGGGCCGTGCGGTTACCCAAAACGCTGACGATGGCGGAGGTCACCGCGCTATTAGATTTGCCGCCGTTGCCCGCATTGGAAGATCAGCGTGATCGCACGATGCTGGAGTTGATGTATGCGTCGGGATTGCGCGTTTCGGAGTTAGTCTCGGTGGAGTTAGTACGTCTTGATCTGGGCGTGGGTTGTCTGCGGATTCTCGGGAAGGGGGCAAAGGAGCGTCTGGTGCCGATCGGCGAAGCGGCGCGGGAGGCGTTGGCGCACTATGTCGATCATGTTCGTTCCGCCATTTTGAATCGGCGGACATCGCGGGCGCTCTTTGTTTCTCGCCGCGGGGGGCCGTTGACCAGGCAGGCCTTTTGGAAGATCGTGAGCCGGCGTGCTCAGCGCGCGGGGATTGCCAAGCCGATCTCGCCGCATATGCTGCGACATTCATTTGCCACGCATTTACTCGAAGGGGGTGCCGATCTGCGTGCGGTGCAGGCGATGCTAGGCCATGCGGATATTGCAACGACGCAAATCTACACTCATGTTGAACGGGGCCGGCTGAAGCAGGTTCATCGACGGTTTTTCCCTCGGCAGGCCCGGAGTCTCAAGAAATAA
- a CDS encoding cell envelope integrity protein TolA, whose product MVQVAAHSRAWLDEGLQDQVTRRLKQAVIWSVALHLGAFILVTWVRFPQHGERPLASIEISLASLPTPPVKAVEPVKAVEPVKAPVKQVETPVPTPPVKAAPVLPPVVPREVAAPSKAAQNPMRDLLKGIELPPDAPKFGDYSPADKPKKVQEPAVANISKLKLPDVPVVSEAKTATKKPAETKSRTSLTDELNRELDEELNKIKKPELPKESKAAHAESQPTPVPQLETKAPSVKAVDTTLKVPGMAPGSNVYLAQVRRKISSMWSAPPVDVTAQVYSVVVKFRLHRDGSVSGVAVEQSSGNEYFDLAGKRAVVTANPLPMFPADLTESYFDAHFTFSVGEQNG is encoded by the coding sequence ATGGTACAGGTTGCAGCGCACTCCCGGGCTTGGCTGGATGAGGGACTGCAGGACCAGGTGACCCGCCGCTTGAAGCAGGCGGTGATATGGTCCGTCGCGCTTCATCTGGGTGCCTTTATTCTCGTCACCTGGGTGCGATTCCCGCAACATGGCGAGCGGCCGTTGGCATCTATCGAAATATCTCTGGCCAGTCTGCCGACCCCTCCGGTCAAGGCGGTCGAGCCCGTGAAAGCAGTTGAGCCGGTGAAAGCGCCGGTCAAGCAGGTCGAGACTCCGGTCCCGACGCCTCCGGTGAAAGCTGCTCCAGTATTGCCGCCTGTAGTGCCGCGAGAGGTGGCTGCTCCCTCCAAGGCCGCGCAAAATCCGATGCGTGATCTGTTGAAGGGCATTGAGCTGCCTCCGGACGCTCCGAAGTTTGGCGATTACAGTCCGGCCGACAAGCCGAAAAAAGTGCAGGAGCCGGCGGTTGCGAATATCTCGAAGCTGAAGTTGCCGGATGTTCCGGTGGTGTCCGAGGCGAAGACCGCGACAAAAAAACCGGCGGAAACGAAGTCCCGAACGTCGTTGACCGACGAGCTCAATCGAGAGTTGGACGAAGAGCTCAACAAGATTAAAAAGCCGGAGTTGCCGAAAGAGTCCAAGGCGGCCCATGCGGAATCTCAACCGACGCCGGTTCCGCAGTTGGAGACGAAGGCGCCGAGCGTGAAAGCCGTGGACACGACCTTGAAGGTTCCGGGGATGGCCCCGGGATCCAATGTCTACTTGGCGCAGGTGCGCCGCAAGATCAGCAGCATGTGGTCCGCACCTCCCGTTGATGTGACGGCGCAGGTCTACAGCGTGGTGGTGAAGTTTCGATTGCATCGTGATGGGAGTGTGAGCGGCGTGGCGGTCGAGCAGTCGTCTGGAAACGAGTATTTCGATTTGGCGGGGAAGCGAGCGGTGGTGACGGCCAATCCGTTGCCGATGTTTCCCGCGGATCTCACCGAGTCCTATTTCGATGCCCATTTCACGTTTTCAGTTGGAGAGCAAAACGGATAA
- a CDS encoding MotA/TolQ/ExbB proton channel family protein — protein MFQSGPMALIGSLGVVSKVVLFLLLLLSVVSWAVILLKLRVFKSADAEDRRFMTVLLKAKDVDEVVRHAQRSTGSPCAKIFHGVVDRLGTGREFQDGGVALPVDRHVMERTAQHIAQGQLSHLESYLPFLATTGNISPFVGLLGTVMGIIDSFREIGSQGTASIAAVAPGVSEALVATAAGLFTAIPAVIAYNYFLSRIRGTAFRMDTVTVELLTLMAPKVKPASPDSIGTKG, from the coding sequence ATGTTCCAGTCAGGTCCCATGGCTCTCATTGGATCACTGGGCGTGGTGTCGAAAGTCGTCCTCTTTCTTCTCCTCCTACTGTCAGTCGTATCCTGGGCCGTGATTCTCCTCAAGTTAAGAGTCTTCAAGTCCGCTGACGCGGAAGACCGACGGTTTATGACCGTGCTGTTGAAGGCTAAAGATGTCGATGAAGTGGTGCGTCATGCCCAGCGTTCAACCGGCAGTCCTTGCGCTAAAATTTTCCATGGCGTGGTTGATCGGCTTGGGACGGGGCGCGAGTTTCAGGATGGTGGCGTCGCTCTCCCCGTAGACCGCCACGTGATGGAGCGCACCGCTCAGCATATCGCGCAGGGACAACTCTCTCACCTCGAATCGTATCTTCCCTTTCTTGCCACAACGGGAAACATCAGCCCGTTCGTCGGATTGCTGGGGACGGTGATGGGAATCATCGATTCGTTTAGAGAAATCGGCTCACAGGGAACGGCCAGTATCGCCGCGGTGGCGCCCGGCGTGTCCGAAGCGCTGGTGGCAACGGCGGCTGGACTCTTTACGGCGATTCCCGCGGTGATTGCCTACAACTACTTCTTATCCCGTATTCGCGGCACGGCGTTCCGCATGGATACCGTGACGGTCGAGCTATTGACGTTGATGGCACCGAAGGTAAAACCGGCTTCTCCGGATTCTATAGGGACGAAGGGATGA
- a CDS encoding formylglycine-generating enzyme family protein has translation MPPLRWLPSLCVLLVLSTPASGSTPAPKPSQELARHLAAIAALAKPAPTITIPAGTFLLGSKRIDDDPYGIGTQFDDTELPQNRVWLDAFEMDRDEVSLGEYLAFLQQRKTPPSDELQKLIWHVITVHSVTDETLSRWPALYVTWKEARDLCLSAQKRLPTEAEWEKAARGTEGGLFPWGDAPPDPKRAMFGQYHVHEIPILAPVESLEDGRSPYGLHHMAGNVAEWVQDWFGFDYYAYMTEKNPPGPRSGRYRSVRGGSWKSKIIMLRTATRSGSPPAQRSATIGFRCAKSVSSTAPESK, from the coding sequence ATGCCACCCCTCCGTTGGCTCCCCTCGCTATGCGTTCTGCTGGTTCTCTCGACACCGGCATCGGGATCCACCCCCGCGCCCAAACCGTCGCAAGAATTAGCGCGTCACCTCGCCGCCATCGCGGCGTTAGCGAAACCGGCGCCGACGATCACCATACCCGCCGGCACCTTCCTCCTCGGGAGCAAGCGCATCGACGACGATCCGTACGGCATCGGCACGCAATTCGACGATACGGAACTCCCACAGAATCGCGTCTGGCTCGATGCCTTTGAGATGGATCGCGACGAAGTGAGCCTGGGCGAATATCTCGCCTTTCTGCAGCAGCGGAAGACGCCGCCCTCCGACGAGCTCCAAAAATTGATCTGGCATGTCATCACGGTCCACTCCGTCACCGACGAGACCCTGTCACGCTGGCCGGCGCTCTATGTCACCTGGAAAGAAGCCCGCGATCTCTGCTTGTCCGCGCAAAAGCGGCTCCCCACCGAAGCCGAGTGGGAGAAAGCCGCGCGGGGAACGGAGGGAGGTCTGTTTCCCTGGGGCGATGCGCCCCCCGACCCGAAACGGGCGATGTTCGGGCAGTATCATGTGCATGAGATTCCGATTCTCGCTCCGGTCGAGTCGCTTGAGGATGGCCGCAGTCCCTACGGGCTGCACCACATGGCGGGGAACGTCGCCGAGTGGGTCCAGGACTGGTTCGGGTTCGACTACTACGCCTACATGACGGAAAAGAATCCGCCGGGACCGCGGAGCGGTCGCTACCGAAGCGTGCGCGGCGGATCGTGGAAGAGCAAAATCATCATGCTGCGAACCGCCACCCGTAGCGGTTCGCCGCCGGCGCAACGCTCGGCCACCATCGGCTTTCGCTGTGCGAAATCCGTATCGAGCACGGCGCCGGAGTCCAAGTAA
- a CDS encoding site-2 protease family protein: protein MDTLAPILHKISYMGLPLLFAMVLHEYAHGWVADKCGDPTAKLQGRLTLNPLAHIDPLGTIILPLLCLALPGSFLLGWAKPVPVDPANMRQPRRDMALVAAAGPGMNLVLAVIGALVVAALFAFDPSLLAKRPGNADTDPSSLATMILLPISVMALYSVMINVFLALFNLIPIPPLDGGRILTCLLPPAPALALARLEPYGMMILMGLIVFDKELRVIHTITSTFASTLSGTILSTALGLGAGAPQ from the coding sequence ATGGACACACTCGCTCCCATTCTCCATAAGATTTCATACATGGGCCTTCCGCTCCTCTTCGCCATGGTCCTGCATGAATATGCGCACGGATGGGTCGCCGATAAATGCGGCGATCCGACGGCGAAGCTGCAAGGCCGCCTGACGCTGAATCCACTGGCGCATATCGACCCGCTCGGCACCATCATTCTGCCGTTGCTCTGCCTCGCCTTGCCGGGTAGCTTTCTCCTCGGCTGGGCCAAGCCGGTGCCGGTCGATCCGGCCAACATGCGCCAACCCAGGCGCGACATGGCGCTCGTCGCCGCCGCCGGCCCCGGGATGAATCTCGTCCTGGCGGTCATCGGTGCGCTGGTCGTCGCGGCGCTCTTTGCCTTTGATCCATCCCTACTGGCCAAACGTCCTGGCAACGCCGATACAGACCCATCGAGCCTGGCCACAATGATCCTGCTGCCCATCAGCGTCATGGCCCTCTACTCGGTGATGATCAACGTCTTTCTGGCGCTCTTCAATTTGATTCCGATCCCGCCGCTCGACGGCGGGCGCATCCTGACCTGTCTTCTGCCGCCGGCCCCGGCGCTCGCGCTCGCGCGATTGGAGCCCTACGGCATGATGATCCTCATGGGATTGATCGTCTTCGATAAGGAGCTCCGCGTCATCCACACCATCACCAGCACATTCGCCTCGACACTGTCCGGCACGATCTTGTCTACAGCGCTAGGCCTCGGCGCGGGAGCCCCACAGTGA
- the tolB gene encoding Tol-Pal system beta propeller repeat protein TolB yields the protein MTFRTWCITGCLVLGGLIGIIESGATDVFLEATRPDFQKIPLGVIGIQNVGGPEWLGGRLEEVLKADIRRSLVFSLVDLPSLGIKVRDIGTGPHPAFKQAKENGVSVLVWGKAGAKAGDKDADVSMDGFVYDGESDEIVGGKRYVGSSSVVRLMAHRFADELVFRYTGEPGIARTKIAYVSEQGTARELFVMDYDGYEPRQLTSDGFLNLMPRWSPDRRFLVFTAYRNRNTQDIDMIELATGKRWTIVSLAGLNITPALSPDGNFLAFASSHEGNSELYKLDTRTKAMQRMTTHASGDLSPSWAPSGRELAFASDRSGGPQVFLMSADGTNVRRLTFEGDYNAAPAWSPRGNWIAYVCRTPKKEYKLCLITPDGQKRVQLTAGPGVEDSPSWSPDGRHLVFSSTVDGKSQIYMINADGKDLERVTFTGTHNSAPAWSPAS from the coding sequence ATGACATTCAGAACGTGGTGCATAACGGGTTGTCTGGTCTTGGGTGGGCTCATCGGGATCATCGAATCCGGCGCGACCGATGTGTTTCTTGAAGCAACCCGGCCAGATTTTCAAAAGATTCCTCTGGGCGTGATCGGGATCCAGAACGTGGGCGGCCCGGAGTGGTTGGGCGGACGGCTGGAAGAGGTGCTGAAAGCCGATATCCGGCGCTCGCTCGTATTTTCGCTCGTGGATCTTCCGAGTCTCGGCATCAAAGTGCGGGATATCGGCACGGGCCCACATCCCGCGTTCAAGCAGGCAAAGGAAAACGGCGTCTCGGTCTTGGTTTGGGGAAAGGCCGGTGCGAAGGCCGGGGACAAGGACGCCGATGTCAGCATGGACGGATTCGTCTATGATGGCGAATCGGATGAAATTGTCGGCGGGAAGCGCTATGTCGGATCTTCTTCAGTCGTGCGGCTGATGGCCCATCGTTTTGCAGATGAGTTAGTGTTTCGGTATACCGGCGAACCAGGCATTGCCCGCACCAAAATTGCTTACGTGTCTGAGCAGGGAACGGCGCGGGAGTTGTTCGTGATGGACTATGATGGGTATGAGCCGCGCCAGCTGACCTCGGATGGATTTTTGAACCTGATGCCGCGCTGGTCGCCGGACCGCCGCTTTCTGGTATTTACGGCCTATCGCAATCGCAACACGCAGGATATCGATATGATCGAATTGGCTACCGGCAAGCGGTGGACGATTGTGTCGCTGGCCGGATTGAATATCACGCCGGCGCTGTCGCCCGATGGTAACTTTCTGGCCTTCGCATCGAGTCATGAGGGCAATTCAGAGCTCTATAAACTCGATACCAGAACCAAGGCCATGCAACGCATGACGACGCACGCGTCCGGAGATCTCTCGCCGTCCTGGGCTCCCTCAGGACGAGAACTGGCGTTTGCGTCGGATCGAAGCGGCGGCCCTCAGGTATTTCTCATGAGCGCCGACGGCACGAATGTTCGCCGCCTGACGTTTGAGGGGGACTACAATGCGGCCCCGGCGTGGTCGCCACGGGGAAACTGGATTGCGTATGTGTGCCGGACACCCAAGAAAGAGTATAAGCTGTGCCTCATTACGCCGGACGGGCAGAAGCGCGTGCAGCTCACGGCGGGGCCGGGGGTTGAGGATTCGCCGTCCTGGTCTCCGGACGGAAGGCATCTGGTGTTTAGCTCGACCGTGGATGGGAAGAGCCAGATTTATATGATTAACGCAGACGGAAAAGATTTGGAGCGGGTCACATTTACTGGCACGCACAACAGTGCGCCGGCCTGGTCGCCGGCGTCGTAA
- a CDS encoding MBL fold metallo-hydrolase yields the protein MSNLIRKTFSVPPLGCNCSILGDPVTKQAIVVDPGGAPERILREVEQLGLTVRHILHTHAHFDHFLASGEMQRLTGAMLCLHQDDLDLWTNLEVQCRMFGVPYVAVPLPEYWIQDEERIMVGGVTVVGLHTPGHTPGSMSFHVPDESLVLAGDTLFRGSIGRTDLWGGDFDTIERSIRERLYTLADETTVVTGHGPETEIGVEKESNQFFRVE from the coding sequence ATGTCGAATCTCATCCGCAAAACTTTTTCAGTGCCCCCGCTCGGGTGCAATTGCTCCATCCTCGGCGATCCGGTGACAAAACAGGCTATCGTCGTCGATCCCGGCGGCGCGCCCGAACGGATTCTGCGCGAAGTGGAACAGTTGGGGTTGACCGTTCGCCATATTCTTCACACGCACGCCCACTTCGATCACTTTCTTGCGTCCGGCGAAATGCAGCGGTTGACCGGCGCCATGCTGTGTCTGCACCAGGATGATCTCGATCTCTGGACGAATCTGGAAGTGCAGTGCCGGATGTTCGGTGTGCCCTATGTGGCCGTGCCGCTTCCGGAGTATTGGATTCAAGATGAAGAGCGCATCATGGTCGGCGGCGTGACCGTCGTGGGCCTCCATACACCGGGGCACACGCCCGGTTCGATGAGCTTTCATGTTCCCGACGAGAGTCTGGTGTTGGCCGGAGATACGTTGTTCCGGGGCAGTATCGGCCGGACTGATCTCTGGGGCGGAGATTTCGATACGATTGAGCGGTCGATCCGCGAACGGCTCTATACGCTCGCCGACGAGACGACGGTGGTGACGGGACATGGGCCGGAAACGGAGATCGGGGTGGAGAAGGAATCGAACCAGTTTTTTCGTGTGGAATAA
- a CDS encoding penicillin-binding protein activator: MGSQRTYSRLLACRRLIVALALSLAGVSVQPQPAPAVELKAPLPDPPVLSQAKRLIDKGEAESAATVLRRFLATSPRPEHLDDTYLLLGAALYSMKEYSEAIKYLNQLQTEFPASDVGERGKIMLARTHAAMGNIDLALPLLTQLRTGTTDDDTKHEALRLTAEFLVQKKEYVRAIEALLQESAAGTEEHVAETRAQIREFINEKLDKKALTRLHDLYPKSFPGDLAAIRLIEFYTGRGEDHLAERQIQQFLAHFPEHPYGPKATETLALLKTRLKANQFFIATVLPLSGRLAPFANEVLEGIQLAVERAHEQPGMPQVGLIVKDNESDKPSFLEDHAALLNQERPLAVIGPMLSKNLPVMAEMAEGAKVPLITPGATFPNVRRLGSFVFSTTLTHALQAKRIASYATGEQGYRRFCILYPDTTYGREQARLFAQEVRQHEGEIIAMESFKEGDSDFSPQIKKLKAEDLKKYGLAVPYDPSRPAGKPISKTDKRILYTPGFDAIFIPSRASEIGLLAAQLAFHDIKVPLLGTNGWNSPDFLRTADRTVDGAVFVDGFFAESANVAVQDFVQRYQKRFQGTPTLFTMQGYDAARLVLEAIRRGATSGDAVRELLTTQHDLPTLMGPAGFGAEGTLQRPLALLQVKHGKFVQLD; the protein is encoded by the coding sequence ATGGGTTCTCAGCGCACATACTCACGACTGCTTGCCTGCCGCCGCCTGATCGTCGCCCTTGCCTTGAGTCTGGCAGGGGTCTCGGTCCAGCCTCAACCGGCTCCGGCTGTGGAACTCAAAGCGCCGCTGCCCGATCCCCCGGTGCTATCTCAAGCCAAACGATTGATCGACAAGGGCGAGGCAGAGTCCGCCGCGACCGTCCTCCGGAGGTTTCTCGCAACCTCCCCGCGTCCGGAACATTTGGACGACACCTACCTGCTGCTCGGAGCCGCCCTGTACAGCATGAAGGAATACTCCGAGGCCATCAAATACTTAAACCAACTGCAAACCGAATTTCCGGCATCCGACGTGGGCGAACGGGGCAAGATCATGCTGGCCCGCACCCACGCAGCCATGGGCAATATCGACCTGGCGCTTCCCCTGCTCACCCAACTGCGCACGGGTACGACCGATGATGATACAAAGCACGAAGCGCTCCGCCTCACCGCCGAATTTCTAGTGCAGAAGAAAGAATATGTCCGCGCCATCGAAGCCTTGCTCCAAGAAAGCGCCGCCGGCACCGAAGAACACGTGGCGGAAACGCGTGCGCAGATTCGCGAGTTCATCAACGAGAAACTGGACAAGAAAGCGCTCACGCGCCTGCACGATCTCTATCCGAAATCGTTCCCCGGCGATCTGGCCGCCATCCGTCTGATCGAGTTCTATACGGGCCGTGGAGAAGACCATCTGGCTGAACGCCAGATTCAACAATTTCTCGCGCACTTCCCCGAACACCCCTACGGACCAAAGGCAACCGAGACCCTGGCGCTGCTCAAGACCAGACTGAAGGCGAATCAATTCTTCATCGCCACGGTCCTACCGCTGTCCGGACGTCTCGCGCCGTTCGCCAACGAGGTCCTTGAAGGCATTCAGCTGGCGGTCGAACGCGCCCACGAACAACCGGGAATGCCACAGGTCGGACTGATCGTGAAAGATAATGAATCGGACAAACCCTCGTTTCTCGAAGACCACGCCGCTCTCCTGAACCAAGAGCGGCCATTGGCTGTCATCGGGCCGATGCTCTCGAAGAATCTCCCCGTCATGGCCGAAATGGCCGAAGGCGCAAAAGTCCCGCTGATTACTCCAGGAGCCACGTTCCCCAACGTCCGACGACTCGGGAGCTTCGTCTTCAGCACCACCCTGACCCATGCCCTGCAAGCCAAGCGAATCGCAAGCTATGCCACCGGCGAGCAGGGTTACCGCCGATTTTGCATTCTCTATCCCGATACCACGTATGGCCGTGAACAGGCGCGGCTCTTTGCACAAGAAGTCCGGCAGCATGAGGGCGAAATCATCGCCATGGAGTCGTTCAAAGAAGGCGATTCAGACTTCTCGCCACAGATCAAGAAGCTCAAGGCCGAAGACCTCAAGAAATACGGGCTCGCGGTTCCCTACGATCCTTCGCGCCCGGCGGGAAAGCCGATCAGCAAAACCGATAAGCGGATCCTCTACACGCCGGGATTCGACGCGATCTTCATCCCCAGCCGCGCCAGTGAAATCGGCCTGCTCGCAGCACAACTCGCCTTTCACGACATCAAAGTCCCGCTGTTGGGCACAAACGGATGGAACTCGCCGGACTTCCTGCGCACGGCGGACCGCACGGTAGACGGCGCCGTATTTGTGGATGGATTCTTTGCGGAGAGCGCCAATGTCGCGGTGCAGGATTTCGTTCAACGCTATCAGAAACGATTTCAGGGCACTCCGACCTTGTTCACCATGCAAGGCTACGATGCGGCCAGATTGGTCCTGGAAGCGATCCGCCGAGGAGCAACCTCGGGCGACGCCGTTCGAGAGCTCCTGACCACGCAGCACGATCTTCCCACACTGATGGGGCCGGCCGGCTTCGGCGCTGAAGGCACGCTCCAACGCCCCCTCGCACTGCTCCAAGTCAAACACGGGAAATTTGTCCAACTCGACTAG
- the trpS gene encoding tryptophan--tRNA ligase has translation MTTAPRKRVLSGMQPSGLMHLGNYLGALENWKALQEDYECFFFVADWHALSTNYADTSRIREFVRELLIDWLAAGIDPKRSTVFIQSHIPEHAVLHLLLSMMVPVSWLERNPTYKEKQDEIKEKDLSTYGFLGYPVLQAADILLYKPDFVPVGKDQLPHLELTRELARRFNDIYKKPVFPEPKEHLTKFPKVLGTDGRKMSKSYGNTINLSDTEPVVRQKLKTMVTDPARVRRTDPGNPDVCPVYEFHKIYSPPAVQAQINTDCRTAAIGCIDCKKLVADEIVARMAPMWEARASLISHPSRIDEIAQEGSQRAAIIAKATLAEVNEAMKI, from the coding sequence ATGACCACTGCCCCTCGTAAGCGCGTTCTCAGCGGCATGCAACCCAGCGGCTTGATGCATTTGGGCAACTATCTCGGCGCCCTGGAAAACTGGAAGGCCCTACAGGAAGACTATGAGTGCTTCTTCTTTGTCGCCGACTGGCACGCTCTCTCGACCAACTACGCCGATACCAGCCGCATCCGCGAATTCGTGCGCGAGCTCTTGATCGATTGGCTGGCTGCCGGCATCGACCCCAAGCGCTCGACCGTCTTCATCCAATCGCATATCCCCGAGCATGCCGTGCTGCACCTCCTGCTCTCGATGATGGTGCCCGTCTCGTGGCTGGAGCGGAACCCGACCTACAAAGAAAAGCAGGACGAGATCAAAGAGAAAGATCTCAGCACCTACGGCTTTCTCGGTTATCCCGTGCTCCAAGCCGCCGATATCTTGCTCTACAAACCGGACTTCGTTCCGGTAGGCAAAGACCAGCTGCCGCACCTTGAATTGACGAGAGAACTCGCCCGGCGCTTCAACGACATCTATAAGAAGCCCGTATTCCCGGAACCCAAAGAACACCTCACGAAATTTCCCAAGGTCCTGGGCACCGACGGGCGCAAGATGAGCAAGAGCTACGGCAACACCATCAACCTGTCGGATACGGAACCGGTGGTCCGGCAAAAACTGAAAACGATGGTCACCGATCCGGCACGCGTGCGGCGCACCGATCCGGGCAACCCCGACGTCTGCCCCGTCTATGAGTTCCACAAGATCTACTCACCGCCAGCCGTGCAGGCGCAGATCAACACCGACTGCCGCACCGCTGCGATCGGATGCATTGATTGTAAAAAACTGGTGGCAGATGAGATAGTCGCGCGCATGGCGCCCATGTGGGAAGCCCGCGCATCCCTCATCAGCCATCCCTCGCGCATCGACGAGATCGCGCAGGAGGGCAGCCAGCGCGCCGCGATCATCGCGAAAGCAACGCTCGCCGAAGTGAACGAGGCGATGAAGATCTGA
- a CDS encoding SAM-dependent methyltransferase: protein MALDTIVPWGRSFEEYVAMFGLTNTDLTKRILGCGDGPAGFNAALTARGGTVVSLDPLYAFNKEQIRGRIAGTYQTVLDQVRANSHDYVWDVIPSIDALGHVRMSAMETFLADFEAGRRADRYIAGELPSLPFERGTFDIALSSHFLFLYSAHLSLEFHLQALNDMLRVAHEVRLFPLLTLDGFPSPHVPMVIERLSRQGHRAEIARVPYEFQRGGNAMLVVAPA, encoded by the coding sequence ATGGCGCTGGACACAATCGTACCCTGGGGGCGCTCCTTCGAGGAGTACGTCGCCATGTTTGGCCTGACCAATACGGACCTGACCAAAAGGATTCTCGGCTGTGGCGATGGCCCTGCCGGCTTCAACGCAGCACTGACCGCACGTGGTGGAACCGTCGTCTCGCTCGATCCTCTCTACGCCTTCAACAAAGAGCAGATCAGGGGACGCATTGCGGGCACCTACCAAACAGTCCTCGATCAAGTGCGGGCGAATTCTCACGACTATGTCTGGGATGTCATTCCCTCCATCGACGCGCTCGGACACGTTCGCATGTCCGCCATGGAAACCTTTCTCGCCGACTTTGAAGCCGGGCGACGCGCCGACCGGTACATTGCGGGAGAATTACCCTCGCTTCCCTTTGAGCGCGGAACGTTCGACATCGCCCTGTCGTCTCATTTCTTATTCCTCTACAGCGCGCACTTATCCTTAGAATTTCATCTGCAGGCGCTGAACGACATGTTGCGTGTGGCGCACGAAGTCCGCCTGTTCCCCTTGCTCACCCTGGACGGCTTCCCCTCGCCTCATGTACCGATGGTCATCGAGCGCCTTTCGCGCCAGGGCCATCGCGCTGAAATCGCACGCGTCCCCTACGAATTTCAGCGAGGCGGCAACGCCATGCTGGTTGTCGCGCCGGCCTGA